The Vibrio sp. B1FLJ16 DNA segment GATGAACTGAACTCAAAAGTCGCGACATTTAAACTCGCATAACTTGCTGTCACACTGAGTCCAACACAAACCCCGCCACAATTGGCGGGGTTTTTAATTATCGAATACCAACGTACATAACTAGTTACTCCACAGCAGCGCTTGCCAAATTTTTCAGAGCTGCCGAGACCTTATCCAGCATCTCGTCACAACCAACCATATTGTGACGCTCTTTGAGATAGTAAGGATTGTTATAAACCAGCCAGGTTTTGCCACTAAGGTCTTCATAAAACAAGATTTTTTGCGGTAAGTCGATAGCAACTTCCTGAGCACAAAGGATTAAAGGTGTCCCGGCTTTCGGGTTACCAAATACAATCACCTCTGTCGGCTTTAAGTCCATATCAACTTTTTCCGCATTACCCTGATGATTAATGCGCGCAAAAACATTGAAGCCCTTCTGTTGTGCATTCGCGACAAACTTATCCGCGGTATCTTTTACTGAGTGTTTACTCTCCATTCGAACCACACTCTCTGCGGCCAGGAGCGAAAATGAAGTTAACATGGCCAACAGAATGATAATCATCGGTTTAAACATGACAAAATCCTTACTCGTTGCACTGTAAGAAAACTATAGATCAAGTCTTGTAGATGACCACCAGCAAGCAATCCTCCTTGATTAATTGACACAGATTAATAAAGCATCAACTAACCGAGCAACAACAGCGTGAAATACGTAACATGCGCCACCTGTTTGTTGAGTAAGAGAAATGCAGTGACACGCGATCAATTTGAGTTATTGGCACCCGGTGGCGATTTAGAAGCAATTAAAGCAGCAATCGCAGCAGGCGCAGACGCCATTTACTGCGGGCTGGACCGCTTCAATGCCCGCAATAGAGCAGCCAACCTCACGCTGGATAACTTAAACGGCGTATTAACACTCGCACACCAGCACAACTGTAAAATCTTCCTCACTCTCAACGTATTGATTTTAGAGAGTGAAATTCCGGCGATCGTGCGCCTGCTCAGTCAGTTAAATACGACCTCCATCGATGGTGTGATCGTGCAAGACCTCGGGCTGGCTTACCTTCTTAAACATCACTTTCCTGATTTAGATGTTCATGCTTCGACTCAGCTCAATACCCATAACGAAGGGCAGATTCTGTTCCTCAATCAGTTAACGGCGAGTCGCGTTAACCTTTCGCGTGAGTTAAATATCGACGAGATAAAACACCTCGCTCAGTTTGGTCGTGAGCATAACGTGATGATGGAAGTGTTTGTTCATGGCTCTTACTGCATCGGATTCTCGGGTATTTGTTATATCAGCAGCGCACGTAATGGCGCTTCTGGTAACCGTGGCCGTTGCAGCCAGCCTTGTCGCGAGCAGTACCAAACGACAAAAGCCGGCCATCACTGCCCGCTTAACCTAAAAGACAACTCCGCCTTTGGTGACCTGCAAGCCCTTGCCGATGCAGGTGTGTACTCGTTAAAAGTAGAAGGCCGAATCAAGAAATCGCACTACGTTTACACAGTGGTCGATAACTGGCGTCAGCAAATTGATCGCCTGTGTGACGGTTTAGAGCTATCTGACGATACGACTGAGCTTTACACCGTGTTTAACCGTGATTTCTCCAATGCCTTTTTACAGGGCAACTTCGGCAAAGCAATGTACATCGACAACCCGCGCGATCACGCCGTCAAACACTTCTCTAAGATTTATCAGTGTCAGTCTGAGAGTGAAGTCCAGCAGGTTAAAAGGAAGCTCTACGATGACAAAACGGCCATCATCGAGAAAGTCGCTACAAAGACGCAGGGTTTTGATATCAGCTCCGCTCAGGATTCTGGCAGCAGCTTGAAAGGCGCAATTGACGTACCGGATATTCCGCAGCTCACTCAGCCCGACCCCATTCAAGGCGCGCCAAAACTGTCGGTGCTGGTCTCTTCTGCGCAGGATGCCATGCTAAGTGAATATCAAAATGTCGATGTCTATTATCAACTGCCAATGGGGTTAGCGGGTGAGTTAACAGCAATGGTCGAGCTATTCCAAGCAAATCCCGCTCTAAAACCTTGGTTCCCGGCAATTTTGATTGGTGATGATTTCCAAGCCGCGCGAAATTTCCTTGAGACGATTCAACCTGAGCTTCTTATCACCAATAACTCCGGCGTGGGTATGATAGCGCTAGAGCTTGACTTAGACTGGGTTGCAGGGCCGCAAATGAACACCACCAACTCTTATGCGTTGAAGTGTTTGCAGGAAGAATTTTCCGCCAGCGGCGCGTTTATCTCCAATGAAGTGAACATGAAGCAGATGCGCCATATCAAACGCCCACAATCCATGCGCAGCTTCTACAGTATCTATCATCCGAATACCTTGCTTACCAGCCGCCAGTGCCTGTTTCAGCAAACCGAAGGCTGCCGTAAAGTGAAGGTA contains these protein-coding regions:
- a CDS encoding U32 family peptidase, giving the protein MTRDQFELLAPGGDLEAIKAAIAAGADAIYCGLDRFNARNRAANLTLDNLNGVLTLAHQHNCKIFLTLNVLILESEIPAIVRLLSQLNTTSIDGVIVQDLGLAYLLKHHFPDLDVHASTQLNTHNEGQILFLNQLTASRVNLSRELNIDEIKHLAQFGREHNVMMEVFVHGSYCIGFSGICYISSARNGASGNRGRCSQPCREQYQTTKAGHHCPLNLKDNSAFGDLQALADAGVYSLKVEGRIKKSHYVYTVVDNWRQQIDRLCDGLELSDDTTELYTVFNRDFSNAFLQGNFGKAMYIDNPRDHAVKHFSKIYQCQSESEVQQVKRKLYDDKTAIIEKVATKTQGFDISSAQDSGSSLKGAIDVPDIPQLTQPDPIQGAPKLSVLVSSAQDAMLSEYQNVDVYYQLPMGLAGELTAMVELFQANPALKPWFPAILIGDDFQAARNFLETIQPELLITNNSGVGMIALELDLDWVAGPQMNTTNSYALKCLQEEFSASGAFISNEVNMKQMRHIKRPQSMRSFYSIYHPNTLLTSRQCLFQQTEGCRKVKVNKGCLKRCEKRTSIINLKDNPYVLQKQKGSHNSLYGEHHVLNLQVLQDLPQLFTDVLIDLRDIQTETRVSVTKPELIDAFLKQLSESSEQNMQTLQKMVHPATNAQYLKGL
- a CDS encoding DUF302 domain-containing protein yields the protein MFKPMIIILLAMLTSFSLLAAESVVRMESKHSVKDTADKFVANAQQKGFNVFARINHQGNAEKVDMDLKPTEVIVFGNPKAGTPLILCAQEVAIDLPQKILFYEDLSGKTWLVYNNPYYLKERHNMVGCDEMLDKVSAALKNLASAAVE